The following DNA comes from Methanomassiliicoccales archaeon.
TCTATCGTATGAGCGACCCAGCCCGCTATTCTGCTCGAGGTGAAAAATGGCGTGAAGAACTCCTTGGGCACCCCCATGGCGTCCATGGCCACTGCAGCGTAGAAATCCAAGTTGGGGTAGATGTTCTTCCTCTCGTGAACGATCCCCTCGATCTTGATGCATTTGTTATACAGGTCCAACGTTCTCTTATGATGACATAGGTTTTCGACTATGCCCCTGAGATGCTTCGTTCTCGGGTCCTCCGCCATATAGACCCGATGACCAAAGCCCATGATCTTCATTTTTTCATCCAGCAGTCCCTGGATGTATTCATCCACATATTTTTCCAGACCTATGTCGTTGAGCATGTCCATAACTTTTTCGCTGGCGCCACCGTGCAGAGGACCCCGGAGGGTTCCGATCGCAGTGGTTACGGCTGAATACATGTCTGCATTGGTGCTTGCGGTCACACGCGCTGCGAAAGTGGAAGCGTTGAACCCGTGATCGGCATGAAGGATGAGAAGACGATGGAGAACATCCGCTTCGTCCTCCTTCGGAGGGTGCCCCTTGAACATATAAAGGAAATTCTCAGCGAAGCCAAAGTCCTTCCTGGGGACTGGAACTGGCTGACCTATGCGGCTTCTGTGAAGGGTGGCTACTATCGTGGGCACCTGGGCGATCAGCCTGGTGGCCCTCCTCAGGTTCGCCGCTTCAGAGAGATCGTTTTTCTCGACATCGTACTCCCCCAGACGGGATACTTCGGTTCGTAATACGTCCATTGGATGAACATGTCCCGGTGTGTCCCAGATGCATCGGACCATAGCGTTAGGCAGTTTCATCTCAGAAACAAGATCGGTGCAGAACTCGTCCAGCTCCTGCCGATTTGGCAACCTCTTGTGTATCAGTAGGTAGGCCACCTCAGTATAGGTGACCCGCCCCACCAGATCATCGATGTTATATCCCAGATAATAGAGGTAACCCTTCGGGTCCACGTAGCTAATTCGGGTCTCAGCGGCGGCGACGTCCTTTAACCCGCGAACGACCTTCCTATCCGATTCTTCGTTCATTTTTCTCCTTAGCCACACATTCCATACCTAAACGCACGGTTTGAACAAGAACAGCCATTTACAAGTGCGACCGGCATTATGCGACCGCATTCCTTGCTCGCCTAAAGTATTTGTGGCTGATGGTGACTCGGCGACCATCAGCAATTTCCAGAATTAGAATAGATACACCCCTTAAACCTTTTTTGTAGGCAAGAGCATGGAAGTTGCACTGGAACCCTACAACCGCATCCAGGGGTGAACGGAAGATGATACCGAAAGGGCCAGTCACTTGATGGGCCAGATAAGTTTGGTCATTAACCTATCCATAGGAGTGTCATCGGGACTGTTGAGGTATTCCTCCCACATATGGTCGGCCGGCTGAAGGCCTTTGACCTTCATCCATTCCATCATCTTGTTGTAGGTGTCGACCAATTTTTCATAGGGCCCTGTGTGCATTGCCATTACGGCCTTCCCGGCCGGAAGCTTGAACGGCTTGACCCTTCCTTTGGAAATTCCCTTACCGCTGACCGGGAAACCGACCTCCATGTCCATCTCATCACCGGACCAGGAATGGTAAAAGGCGAAGGGTGGACCGCAGCACTGTACTTCCCCGTTCAATAGTGGAACGAGCTCCCCGAACATGCGCCCCATGACCTGAGGGATATCCTTCACTCTCACCCTTTCCCGGATGGCGATGGCTTCCTGGACCTTAGTATCGATTATCTCGAACTCCGTCATGGTCATCGAAAAAAATTATCACCATAAGGTCTAATAAAATTTTATGAGAGATGGTTGAAAATGAGCAAATTGAGGGATCATGAACCTACTGTATTTTCACCGGATCGTTCCATATTCTTCATGTAAAGATAACGGTCGAATTCGATCACCTTGAGTCCGTTCATTTCATCCTTAAAAAACCGGTCTCGAAGGACCGCGGCTTCCGTAAAATCATTTTAGAAAAAATGGGTCACCGTCGTTTTCGACGGTGAGGACGAAGTTACCCGTTCGTTTCGTATGGCAGATCATTACCTTGTTCGATCTCCCGCTCCTTCTTATCGCATGCTATGATCGCATCCTCGCTCATGAGGCGCTTCATTATGCATACGGTACGCTGAACGGCGATTATATCCTCCAATTGCGTCCGGGTAATCCATACCGCTGATAGCAGGTCTTCGAAGTTCTTTCGATGAGCGGTGCTTTCGATCTCATGCAGAACGGCCGGGTTATAGAGGTTCGCTCGGGGCACCCTGGACAGTCCTGCGAGGTCGTCGATCTGTCTCTCATACTCGTTCAACATGTCCGAGTACATCTCCTGCAGGGCATCTAGGGCCGCGATCTTGTCAACAGCCTTGATAACGACGGGGGACTTTTCCTTTGGAATTTCCATGGTATCACCATATCATACGCCCATTTCATTGAGCATGATGGATGGCCAACATCCTTCTTCGTCATTATCTTTTTCTGTACTACAGGCTTGATAATTGCTTTTGGTCCTGCCAATAAAGGATGAGCCCGTCGGGATACCATTTTAATCATCTGAGACCTTAGGTTCCTGGTCAGACCATGAGCCGAGATTACAGTGATCGATCCGACCTCATCGTGCAGTCAGAGATCCGGAATATGACCTTGGAGTGCAACCGGGTAGGCGGCATCAACCTAGCCCAGGGTGTCTGTGATACCGATACCCCCAGAGAGGTCATCGATGGAGCGCACGAAGCGGCGATGGACGGTATAAACGCCTATACCAGATATGACGGGCTTCCGATCCTTAGACAGGCCATCGCAAAGAAGTTCAAGGAGTTCAACCGGATGGATGTGGACCCGGAGGGCGAGATCGTCTGTTCCGCTGGTGCGACCGGGGCCTTTTACTCCGCGTGCATGGCCCTGTTGAACCCGGGTGATGAGGTCATCGTGCTGGAACCATATTACGGATATCATGTCAATACCCTACTGGCCATGGGAGCGGTACCGGTCTTCGTGCGTCTGGAACCTCCGGAATGGGAGCTTGACCTACAGAAAATATCAGACGCCATTGGACCGAAGACCAAGGCAATTATCATCAACAATCCCTCCAACCCTTCTGGCAAGGTCTTCTCTCGTTCTGAACTGAAAGCCTTGACCGACCTGGCCATAGACCATGACTTCTTCATCTTCAGCGATGAGATCTATGAATACTTTGTTTACGACGATGGGCAGCACATCTCTCCGGCGTCCTTTGAGGAGGCCCGGGACCGCGTCATAGTCATATCGGGTTATTCCAAAACGTTCAGCATCACCGGTTGGCGCATCGGTTATGCCGTCTGTGACCGCAAATGGGCACGGATGATCGGTTACATGAACGATCTGGTCTACGTCTGCGCCCCTGCACCTTTGCAGGTGGGCGTGGCCCGGGGCATCGAGCAGCTCACTGGAGAATATTATAGACGATTGTGCCAACAGTATCAGCGCAAACGCGAGGTGCTTCTGGACGGTCTGCGCGAAGGGGGCCTGTACCCCTACGTTCCCCAGGGATCATATTACATACTGGCCGATGTCAGTTCGATCCCGGGAAAGGGTTCGAAGGAAAAGGCCTTGAACATTTTGCGTGAGTGCGGTGTGGCGAGCGTTCCCGGAACGGCGTTCTATCACCAGGACGGAGAAGACCTGGTCAGGTTCTGTTTCGCCAAGACGGACGACGTGTTGAGATCGGCCTGCGATAGGCTCTCCCGACTTTCCTGGTGATCAGGCCACTATCTCCTTCTCCGTCTCCAGGTGGATGATGACGATGATCCCGGGGATCTCATGGCGGAGGACCTCCTCGATCCTGTCCGTCAGTTCGTGTCCCTGGGCGATGGTGCGGTCCGCTTCTAAACAGATGTGCATTTCCGCATAGATCTTGTCGCCGACCCTTCTGGTCTTGAGGTCGTGGTATTGCAGGAAACCTTCCTGTCCTTTCAAGATCCGTTCGATCAGAGCCTCTGACTCGGGACAGCTATGGTCCATGAGGTCCCAGCATGACCTGCCGAGTACG
Coding sequences within:
- a CDS encoding citrate/2-methylcitrate synthase, producing MNEESDRKVVRGLKDVAAAETRISYVDPKGYLYYLGYNIDDLVGRVTYTEVAYLLIHKRLPNRQELDEFCTDLVSEMKLPNAMVRCIWDTPGHVHPMDVLRTEVSRLGEYDVEKNDLSEAANLRRATRLIAQVPTIVATLHRSRIGQPVPVPRKDFGFAENFLYMFKGHPPKEDEADVLHRLLILHADHGFNASTFAARVTASTNADMYSAVTTAIGTLRGPLHGGASEKVMDMLNDIGLEKYVDEYIQGLLDEKMKIMGFGHRVYMAEDPRTKHLRGIVENLCHHKRTLDLYNKCIKIEGIVHERKNIYPNLDFYAAVAMDAMGVPKEFFTPFFTSSRIAGWVAHTI
- a CDS encoding GyrI-like domain-containing protein; this encodes MTMTEFEIIDTKVQEAIAIRERVRVKDIPQVMGRMFGELVPLLNGEVQCCGPPFAFYHSWSGDEMDMEVGFPVSGKGISKGRVKPFKLPAGKAVMAMHTGPYEKLVDTYNKMMEWMKVKGLQPADHMWEEYLNSPDDTPMDRLMTKLIWPIK
- a CDS encoding pyridoxal phosphate-dependent aminotransferase gives rise to the protein MSRDYSDRSDLIVQSEIRNMTLECNRVGGINLAQGVCDTDTPREVIDGAHEAAMDGINAYTRYDGLPILRQAIAKKFKEFNRMDVDPEGEIVCSAGATGAFYSACMALLNPGDEVIVLEPYYGYHVNTLLAMGAVPVFVRLEPPEWELDLQKISDAIGPKTKAIIINNPSNPSGKVFSRSELKALTDLAIDHDFFIFSDEIYEYFVYDDGQHISPASFEEARDRVIVISGYSKTFSITGWRIGYAVCDRKWARMIGYMNDLVYVCAPAPLQVGVARGIEQLTGEYYRRLCQQYQRKREVLLDGLREGGLYPYVPQGSYYILADVSSIPGKGSKEKALNILRECGVASVPGTAFYHQDGEDLVRFCFAKTDDVLRSACDRLSRLSW